One Microcebus murinus isolate Inina chromosome 10, M.murinus_Inina_mat1.0, whole genome shotgun sequence DNA segment encodes these proteins:
- the FBXL14 gene encoding F-box/LRR-repeat protein 14 isoform X3, protein METHISCLFPELLAMIFGYLDVRDKGRAAQVCTAWRDAAYHKSVWRGVEAKLHLRRANPSLFPSLQARGIRRVQILSLRRSLSYVIQGMANIESLNLSGCYNLTDNGLGHAFVQEISSLRALNLSLCKQITDSSLGRIAQYLKGLEVLELGGCSNITNTGLLLIAWGLQRLKSLNLRSCRHLSDVGIGHLAGMTRSAAEGCLGLEQLTLQDCQKLTDLSLKHISRGLTGLRLLNLSFCGGISDAGLLHLSHMGSLRSLNLRSCDNISDTGIMHLAMGSLRLSGLDVSFCDKVGDQSLAYIAQGLDGLKSLSLCSCHISDDGINRMVRQMHGLRTLNIGQCVRITDKGLELIAEHLSQLTGIDLYGCTRITKRGLERITQLPCLKGLL, encoded by the exons atggaGACCCACATCTCGTGCTTGTTCCCCGAGCTGCTGGCCATGATCTTCGGCTACCTGGACGTGCGGGACAAGGGGCGCGCGGCGCAGGTGTGCACGGCTTGGCGGGACGCCGCCTACCACAAGTCGGTGTGGCGGGGGGTGGAGGCCAAGCTGCACCTGCGCCGGGCCAACCCGTCGCTGTTCCCCAGCCTGCAGGCCCGGGGCATCCGCCGCGTGCAGATCCTGAGCCTCCGCCGCAGCCTTAGCTACGTGATCCAGGGCATGGCCAACATCGAGAGCCTCAACCTGAGCGGCTGCTACAACCTCACCGACAACGGGCTGGGCCACGCGTTCGTGCAGGAGATCAGCTCCCTGCGCGCCCTCAACCTGAGCCTCTGCAAGCAGATCACCGACAGCAGCCTGGGCCGCATAGCCCAGTACCTCAAGGGCCTGGAGGTGCTGGAGCTGGGGGGTTGCAGCAACATCACCAACACCGGCCTCCTGCTCATCGCCTGGGGGTTGCAGCGCCTCAAGAGCCTTAACCTGCGCAGCTGCCGCCACCTCTCGGACGTAGGCATCGGGCACCTGGCGGGCATGACGCGCAGCGCGGCCGAGGGCTGCCTGGGCCTGGAGCAGCTCACGCTGCAGGACTGCCAGAAGCTTACGGATCTTTCCCTAAAGCACATCTCTCGAGGGCTGACCGGCCTGAGGCTCCTCAACCTCAGCTTCTGTGGGGGCATCTCGGACGCCGGCCTCCTGCACCTGTCGCACATGGGCAGCCTACGCAGCCTTAACCTGCGCTCCTGTGACAACATCAGTGACACGGGCATCATGCATCTGGCCATGGGCAGCCTGCGCCTCTCGGGGCTGGATGTGTCGTTCTGTGATAAGGTGGGGGACCAGAGTCTGGCTTACATAGCCCAGGGGCTGGACGGCCTCAAGTCCCTCTCCCTCTGTTCCTGCCACATCAGTGATGATGGCATCAACCGCATGGTGCGGCAGATGCATGGGCTGCGCACGCTCAACATTGGACAGTGTGTGCGCATCACGGACAAGGGCCTGGAGCTGATTGCTGAGCACCTGAGCCAGCTCACGGGCATAGACCTATACGGCTGCACCCGAATCACCAAGCGCGGCCTGGAGCGCATCACGCAGCTCCCCTGCCTCAAG gGATTGCTCTGA
- the FBXL14 gene encoding F-box/LRR-repeat protein 14 isoform X1 encodes METHISCLFPELLAMIFGYLDVRDKGRAAQVCTAWRDAAYHKSVWRGVEAKLHLRRANPSLFPSLQARGIRRVQILSLRRSLSYVIQGMANIESLNLSGCYNLTDNGLGHAFVQEISSLRALNLSLCKQITDSSLGRIAQYLKGLEVLELGGCSNITNTGLLLIAWGLQRLKSLNLRSCRHLSDVGIGHLAGMTRSAAEGCLGLEQLTLQDCQKLTDLSLKHISRGLTGLRLLNLSFCGGISDAGLLHLSHMGSLRSLNLRSCDNISDTGIMHLAMGSLRLSGLDVSFCDKVGDQSLAYIAQGLDGLKSLSLCSCHISDDGINRMVRQMHGLRTLNIGQCVRITDKGLELIAEHLSQLTGIDLYGCTRITKRGLERITQLPCLKVLNLGLWQMTDSEKVRDCSEFAWWSCLYQPRTFGTM; translated from the exons atggaGACCCACATCTCGTGCTTGTTCCCCGAGCTGCTGGCCATGATCTTCGGCTACCTGGACGTGCGGGACAAGGGGCGCGCGGCGCAGGTGTGCACGGCTTGGCGGGACGCCGCCTACCACAAGTCGGTGTGGCGGGGGGTGGAGGCCAAGCTGCACCTGCGCCGGGCCAACCCGTCGCTGTTCCCCAGCCTGCAGGCCCGGGGCATCCGCCGCGTGCAGATCCTGAGCCTCCGCCGCAGCCTTAGCTACGTGATCCAGGGCATGGCCAACATCGAGAGCCTCAACCTGAGCGGCTGCTACAACCTCACCGACAACGGGCTGGGCCACGCGTTCGTGCAGGAGATCAGCTCCCTGCGCGCCCTCAACCTGAGCCTCTGCAAGCAGATCACCGACAGCAGCCTGGGCCGCATAGCCCAGTACCTCAAGGGCCTGGAGGTGCTGGAGCTGGGGGGTTGCAGCAACATCACCAACACCGGCCTCCTGCTCATCGCCTGGGGGTTGCAGCGCCTCAAGAGCCTTAACCTGCGCAGCTGCCGCCACCTCTCGGACGTAGGCATCGGGCACCTGGCGGGCATGACGCGCAGCGCGGCCGAGGGCTGCCTGGGCCTGGAGCAGCTCACGCTGCAGGACTGCCAGAAGCTTACGGATCTTTCCCTAAAGCACATCTCTCGAGGGCTGACCGGCCTGAGGCTCCTCAACCTCAGCTTCTGTGGGGGCATCTCGGACGCCGGCCTCCTGCACCTGTCGCACATGGGCAGCCTACGCAGCCTTAACCTGCGCTCCTGTGACAACATCAGTGACACGGGCATCATGCATCTGGCCATGGGCAGCCTGCGCCTCTCGGGGCTGGATGTGTCGTTCTGTGATAAGGTGGGGGACCAGAGTCTGGCTTACATAGCCCAGGGGCTGGACGGCCTCAAGTCCCTCTCCCTCTGTTCCTGCCACATCAGTGATGATGGCATCAACCGCATGGTGCGGCAGATGCATGGGCTGCGCACGCTCAACATTGGACAGTGTGTGCGCATCACGGACAAGGGCCTGGAGCTGATTGCTGAGCACCTGAGCCAGCTCACGGGCATAGACCTATACGGCTGCACCCGAATCACCAAGCGCGGCCTGGAGCGCATCACGCAGCTCCCCTGCCTCAAGGTACTCAACCTGGGACTCTGGCAGATGACGGACAGTGAGAAGGTCAG gGATTGCTCTGAGTTTGCCTGGTGGAGTTGCCTTTACCAACCCAGGACATTTGGCACTATGTAA
- the FBXL14 gene encoding F-box/LRR-repeat protein 14 isoform X2, protein METHISCLFPELLAMIFGYLDVRDKGRAAQVCTAWRDAAYHKSVWRGVEAKLHLRRANPSLFPSLQARGIRRVQILSLRRSLSYVIQGMANIESLNLSGCYNLTDNGLGHAFVQEISSLRALNLSLCKQITDSSLGRIAQYLKGLEVLELGGCSNITNTGLLLIAWGLQRLKSLNLRSCRHLSDVGIGHLAGMTRSAAEGCLGLEQLTLQDCQKLTDLSLKHISRGLTGLRLLNLSFCGGISDAGLLHLSHMGSLRSLNLRSCDNISDTGIMHLAMGSLRLSGLDVSFCDKVGDQSLAYIAQGLDGLKSLSLCSCHISDDGINRMVRQMHGLRTLNIGQCVRITDKGLELIAEHLSQLTGIDLYGCTRITKRGLERITQLPCLKVLNLGLWQMTDSEKGLL, encoded by the exons atggaGACCCACATCTCGTGCTTGTTCCCCGAGCTGCTGGCCATGATCTTCGGCTACCTGGACGTGCGGGACAAGGGGCGCGCGGCGCAGGTGTGCACGGCTTGGCGGGACGCCGCCTACCACAAGTCGGTGTGGCGGGGGGTGGAGGCCAAGCTGCACCTGCGCCGGGCCAACCCGTCGCTGTTCCCCAGCCTGCAGGCCCGGGGCATCCGCCGCGTGCAGATCCTGAGCCTCCGCCGCAGCCTTAGCTACGTGATCCAGGGCATGGCCAACATCGAGAGCCTCAACCTGAGCGGCTGCTACAACCTCACCGACAACGGGCTGGGCCACGCGTTCGTGCAGGAGATCAGCTCCCTGCGCGCCCTCAACCTGAGCCTCTGCAAGCAGATCACCGACAGCAGCCTGGGCCGCATAGCCCAGTACCTCAAGGGCCTGGAGGTGCTGGAGCTGGGGGGTTGCAGCAACATCACCAACACCGGCCTCCTGCTCATCGCCTGGGGGTTGCAGCGCCTCAAGAGCCTTAACCTGCGCAGCTGCCGCCACCTCTCGGACGTAGGCATCGGGCACCTGGCGGGCATGACGCGCAGCGCGGCCGAGGGCTGCCTGGGCCTGGAGCAGCTCACGCTGCAGGACTGCCAGAAGCTTACGGATCTTTCCCTAAAGCACATCTCTCGAGGGCTGACCGGCCTGAGGCTCCTCAACCTCAGCTTCTGTGGGGGCATCTCGGACGCCGGCCTCCTGCACCTGTCGCACATGGGCAGCCTACGCAGCCTTAACCTGCGCTCCTGTGACAACATCAGTGACACGGGCATCATGCATCTGGCCATGGGCAGCCTGCGCCTCTCGGGGCTGGATGTGTCGTTCTGTGATAAGGTGGGGGACCAGAGTCTGGCTTACATAGCCCAGGGGCTGGACGGCCTCAAGTCCCTCTCCCTCTGTTCCTGCCACATCAGTGATGATGGCATCAACCGCATGGTGCGGCAGATGCATGGGCTGCGCACGCTCAACATTGGACAGTGTGTGCGCATCACGGACAAGGGCCTGGAGCTGATTGCTGAGCACCTGAGCCAGCTCACGGGCATAGACCTATACGGCTGCACCCGAATCACCAAGCGCGGCCTGGAGCGCATCACGCAGCTCCCCTGCCTCAAGGTACTCAACCTGGGACTCTGGCAGATGACGGACAGTGAGAAG gGATTGCTCTGA